A part of Magnetospirillum sp. genomic DNA contains:
- a CDS encoding LysM peptidoglycan-binding domain-containing protein, whose amino-acid sequence MNRTTFLALFGVAALIAAVIFGLRSWQPDPPPRAIAPTSAPTVAATAPAQAPAPAATRTRPSFDVVRVSPSGDAVIAGRAAPNSSVSILDGGKEIGRVTADGRGEWVFVTVEPLAEGAHDLTLSARDSDGTEATSERSVAIVVPPRGAIAGSGGGPLAALLPTEPGRAGPNLLQTPGGGVASLGAGGPRVTIDAIDYGEKGEVTIAGRGTPGAALRLYLDNRPVGEARIDADGKWVVRIPELAPGFYMMRADELGGDGKVAARAETRFQRDSMVAFAPGQNIVVVQPGNSLWRIARRVYGDGVRFTTIYDANRDQIGDPDLIFPGQVFAVPKTN is encoded by the coding sequence ATGAATCGCACCACGTTCTTGGCATTGTTCGGCGTCGCAGCCCTTATTGCGGCTGTAATATTCGGCCTGCGCAGCTGGCAGCCCGATCCGCCACCGCGCGCGATCGCACCGACGTCGGCGCCCACGGTTGCGGCCACGGCACCTGCGCAAGCGCCGGCACCGGCGGCGACGCGCACGCGGCCGAGTTTCGACGTCGTGCGCGTGAGCCCGTCGGGCGATGCGGTGATCGCCGGGCGTGCGGCCCCGAACTCAAGCGTTTCAATTCTCGACGGCGGCAAGGAAATCGGCCGCGTGACCGCCGACGGGCGCGGCGAATGGGTGTTCGTCACCGTCGAACCGTTGGCGGAGGGGGCGCACGATCTCACGCTGTCCGCGCGCGACAGCGACGGCACCGAGGCGACCAGCGAGCGCAGCGTTGCGATCGTCGTGCCGCCGCGCGGCGCGATTGCGGGCAGCGGCGGCGGGCCGCTGGCTGCCTTGTTGCCGACCGAGCCGGGGCGGGCAGGGCCGAACTTGCTGCAAACGCCCGGCGGCGGTGTGGCGTCGCTTGGCGCGGGCGGGCCGCGCGTGACGATCGACGCGATCGACTATGGCGAGAAGGGCGAGGTTACGATTGCCGGGCGCGGCACGCCGGGGGCTGCCTTGCGCCTCTATCTCGACAATCGCCCGGTGGGCGAAGCACGCATCGATGCCGACGGCAAATGGGTCGTGCGCATCCCGGAACTCGCACCTGGCTTCTACATGATGCGCGCCGACGAGCTCGGCGGCGACGGCAAGGTTGCCGCACGCGCCGAAACGCGTTTCCAGCGCGATTCCATGGTTGCGTTTGCACCCGGTCAGAACATCGTCGTGGTGCAGCCCGGCAATTCGCTGTGGCGCATTGCGCGCCGCGTCTATGGCGACGGCGTGCGCTTCACCACGATTTACGACGCCAATCGCGACCAGATCGGCGACCCGGATTTGATCTTCCCCGGCCAAGTCTTCGCGGTGCCGAAGACCAACTGA
- the pssA gene encoding CDP-diacylglycerol--serine O-phosphatidyltransferase, whose protein sequence is MFGRNREKRARLRAQRVGGGNMNRLIPNAITVGALCAGLSGIRFAIDGRFEMAVAAIMVAAVLDGLDGRMARLLNGTSKFGAELDSLSDFLSFGVAPAVIVYLWVLSAWGGLGWIVALAYAVCCALRLARFNTMLSEPNQPSWAGHFFTGVPAPAGAGLALMPMMAHFEFGAGVADRAWLGAVVLALVAFLMVSRLPTFSGKKLHVPRGWLVPALVGVGLFFAALANAPWATLLAFGLFYLALIPLAYLRQQKLRLAEPAPVASSKNPAQTPKPTLSIVPERSDSA, encoded by the coding sequence ATGTTCGGGCGCAATCGCGAAAAACGCGCGCGGTTGCGTGCGCAACGGGTCGGCGGCGGCAACATGAACCGCCTGATCCCGAACGCGATCACGGTCGGCGCTTTGTGCGCCGGCCTCTCGGGCATTCGCTTTGCGATCGACGGCCGCTTCGAGATGGCGGTCGCGGCGATCATGGTCGCAGCCGTGCTCGACGGGCTCGACGGGCGCATGGCGCGCCTGCTCAACGGCACATCTAAATTCGGCGCCGAGCTTGACTCGCTGTCCGATTTTTTGAGCTTCGGCGTGGCCCCGGCGGTGATCGTGTATCTTTGGGTGCTCAGCGCTTGGGGCGGCTTGGGCTGGATCGTCGCACTCGCCTACGCGGTGTGTTGTGCGCTGCGCTTGGCGCGCTTCAATACGATGCTGTCCGAGCCCAACCAGCCGAGCTGGGCAGGCCACTTCTTTACGGGCGTGCCGGCCCCCGCCGGTGCGGGGCTTGCGTTGATGCCGATGATGGCGCATTTCGAATTCGGCGCCGGCGTTGCCGATCGCGCGTGGCTGGGGGCCGTCGTGCTCGCCCTCGTCGCGTTCTTGATGGTAAGCCGCCTGCCGACTTTCTCGGGCAAGAAGCTGCATGTGCCGCGCGGCTGGCTTGTACCGGCACTTGTCGGTGTCGGGCTGTTCTTCGCAGCACTTGCGAACGCGCCGTGGGCGACGCTGCTGGCGTTTGGCCTGTTCTATCTGGCGCTGATCCCGCTTGCCTATCTGCGCCAGCAGAAGCTGCGCCTGGCCGAACCGGCCCCGGTCGCATCGTCGAAAAATCCGGCGCAGACGCCCAAGCCCACTTTAAGCATTGTGCCCGAGCGCAGCGACAGCGCCTAA
- a CDS encoding cytochrome c — MRSTSFAFALGVALLGAVAGASAQAPEIAARQDLMKANGAALRVLVPMVRGEAPWNAAAAGQAAATVQSDAAKGKGLFPAGSTAANSAALPAIWERKAEFDAIFDRQRDAAANLVRLAAAGDEAGFKAAFPALGQTCGACHTPFRRPAN, encoded by the coding sequence ATGCGTTCGACAAGCTTTGCATTCGCCCTTGGTGTTGCCCTGCTTGGCGCCGTCGCCGGCGCTTCCGCTCAGGCGCCCGAAATCGCCGCGCGCCAGGATTTGATGAAGGCCAACGGTGCGGCCTTGCGCGTGCTGGTGCCGATGGTTCGCGGCGAAGCGCCGTGGAACGCCGCGGCCGCAGGCCAAGCGGCGGCAACCGTACAAAGCGATGCCGCAAAGGGCAAGGGCCTGTTCCCGGCCGGCTCGACGGCGGCGAACTCGGCGGCACTGCCCGCGATCTGGGAGCGCAAGGCCGAATTCGACGCAATCTTCGACCGCCAGCGCGATGCTGCCGCCAATCTCGTGCGTCTGGCTGCGGCCGGCGACGAGGCGGGCTTCAAGGCCGCATTCCCGGCATTGGGCCAGACCTGCGGTGCCTGCCACACGCCGTTCCGCCGTCCGGCCAACTGA
- a CDS encoding phosphatidylserine decarboxylase, whose amino-acid sequence MSDMWKSVSAPIHRAGVPFVAGGVVATFLAAFAWAPLAAVLALVTAWMIYFFRDPDRVVPTRPGLIVSPADGMVQLIVPAVPPPELEMGDQPLTRISVFLNVFNVHVNRVPVAGRVVKARYMAGKFLNAALDKASDENERMSVRLAMADGREIAFVQIAGLVARRILYDIKDDQQVKTGERYGLIRFGSRCDVYLPAGVVPLVCVGQSTIGGETVLADLAASEPQRTGETI is encoded by the coding sequence ATGAGCGATATGTGGAAATCGGTTTCAGCGCCGATTCATCGGGCTGGCGTGCCGTTTGTTGCCGGCGGTGTTGTTGCGACGTTTTTGGCCGCTTTTGCCTGGGCGCCCTTGGCGGCAGTGCTGGCGCTTGTCACGGCCTGGATGATCTATTTCTTCCGCGATCCCGATCGCGTGGTGCCGACAAGGCCGGGCCTCATCGTGAGCCCAGCCGACGGCATGGTGCAATTGATCGTCCCGGCCGTCCCGCCGCCCGAGCTCGAGATGGGCGACCAGCCGCTGACGCGCATCTCGGTATTCCTCAATGTGTTCAACGTGCATGTGAACCGCGTTCCCGTCGCAGGGCGCGTGGTGAAGGCGCGTTACATGGCGGGCAAGTTCCTGAATGCGGCCCTCGACAAAGCGTCCGACGAGAACGAGCGTATGTCGGTGCGGCTTGCGATGGCCGACGGCCGCGAGATTGCGTTTGTTCAGATCGCGGGCCTCGTCGCACGGCGCATCCTTTACGACATCAAAGACGACCAGCAGGTCAAAACCGGCGAGCGCTACGGGCTGATCCGCTTCGGCAGCCGCTGCGACGTGTATCTTCCTGCGGGCGTGGTTCCGCTCGTATGCGTGGGCCAAAGCACGATCGGCGGCGAAACGGTGTTGGCCGATCTTGCCGCAAGCGAACCGCAACGCACGGGGGAGACGATCTGA
- the motA gene encoding flagellar motor stator protein MotA → MFAIIGLLLVLFCVFGGYIIAGGKIGIILKALPFEFLIIGGSAAGSFLVGNSGSVISHAIKDFGRVFSGPKYKREDYIDLLCLIFTILKLARSKGTLAVEPHIEKPDESNIFMAYPKVLANKYAILLICDHMRMLSMGVEDAHQLEEIFNKELEKHHHEVMRGSSALSTTADACPALGIVAAVMGVIKTMSSIDQPPIVLGGLIGSALVGTFLGVLLSYGILGPMAGRLKQVYEDEFKFYEIIRDTFVAHLQGNAPQISTEIGRKSVPSELQPTFYELEEAIASKPAA, encoded by the coding sequence ATGTTTGCGATCATTGGCTTGCTGCTGGTGCTGTTTTGCGTGTTCGGCGGCTACATCATCGCCGGCGGCAAAATCGGCATCATCCTGAAAGCGCTGCCGTTCGAGTTCCTGATCATCGGCGGTTCGGCGGCGGGCTCGTTCCTCGTCGGCAATTCCGGCAGCGTCATCAGCCACGCGATCAAGGATTTCGGCCGCGTCTTCAGCGGCCCCAAATACAAGCGCGAAGACTATATCGATCTTTTGTGCCTGATCTTCACGATCCTGAAGCTCGCGCGCTCGAAGGGCACGCTCGCGGTCGAACCGCACATCGAGAAGCCGGACGAGTCCAATATCTTCATGGCCTATCCGAAGGTGCTGGCCAACAAATACGCGATCCTGCTGATCTGCGACCATATGCGCATGCTCTCCATGGGCGTGGAAGACGCGCACCAGCTCGAAGAAATCTTCAACAAAGAGCTCGAGAAGCACCATCACGAAGTGATGCGCGGCTCGAGCGCACTTTCGACCACGGCCGATGCGTGCCCGGCACTCGGCATCGTCGCCGCCGTCATGGGCGTCATCAAGACCATGTCGTCGATCGACCAGCCGCCGATCGTGCTGGGCGGCCTGATCGGTTCGGCCCTCGTCGGCACGTTCTTGGGCGTGTTGCTGTCCTACGGGATTTTGGGGCCGATGGCCGGCCGCTTGAAGCAGGTCTACGAGGACGAGTTCAAATTCTACGAGATCATCCGCGACACGTTCGTGGCCCATCTCCAGGGCAACGCGCCGCAGATCTCGACCGAGATCGGCCGCAAGAGCGTGCCCTCTGAACTGCAGCCGACCTTCTACGAACTCGAAGAGGCGATCGCCTCCAAGCCTGCCGCGTGA
- a CDS encoding TIGR00730 family Rossman fold protein, translated as MTTPPPAAPPLRAVCVYCGSSNDGPPSHREAAFTFGTQLASEGIDLVYGGGRVGLMGAVADGAISAGGRVVGIIPEHLMRAEVGHGQVSELHVVPSMHVRKEMMFARSDGFAVLPGGPGTLDEMFEILTWRQLSLHDKPLVVCNLDNYWGKLLGAIDGIIESRYAKPSFRDFYRVVDTIDALLPALRAAPAARIEAQPAKF; from the coding sequence ATGACTACTCCGCCTCCTGCAGCTCCCCCTCTTCGCGCAGTCTGCGTTTATTGCGGCTCTTCGAACGACGGCCCGCCCAGCCACCGCGAAGCGGCCTTCACATTCGGCACCCAGCTCGCATCCGAAGGCATCGACCTCGTCTATGGCGGCGGGCGCGTGGGCCTCATGGGCGCGGTCGCGGACGGTGCCATTTCGGCAGGCGGCCGCGTCGTCGGCATTATCCCTGAGCATCTGATGCGCGCCGAAGTCGGCCACGGCCAAGTCTCGGAGCTGCACGTGGTTCCTTCGATGCATGTGCGCAAGGAAATGATGTTCGCGCGATCCGACGGGTTCGCCGTCTTGCCCGGCGGCCCCGGCACGCTCGACGAAATGTTCGAAATCCTGACCTGGCGGCAATTGAGCCTGCACGACAAGCCCTTGGTCGTGTGCAATCTCGACAATTACTGGGGCAAGCTCTTGGGGGCGATCGACGGCATCATCGAGAGCCGCTACGCAAAGCCGAGCTTTCGCGACTTCTACCGTGTGGTCGACACGATCGACGCCCTGCTTCCCGCCCTACGCGCCGCCCCTGCTGCGCGCATCGAAGCCCAGCCTGCAAAGTTCTAA
- a CDS encoding cytochrome c, whose amino-acid sequence MHASARLGFIVALAGVLFLAARPAAAAGDAKRGEYIFAAGGCAGCHTDVKNSGQLLAGGRELKTPFGSFYGPNITAHPTAGIGRWSDDDFVRALRLGRRPDGAHYFPVFPYTSFTKMTDQDMVDLKAYIFTLPVSDKPSRPHDVGFPFNLRPLQFGWKLLNFTPGAFVADPAKSAEINRGAYLAQALGHCAECHSPRNAMGGLKRDMLYAGDRAHPGGGRVPNITPDRDTGIGKWSPADYQDLLSMGMTPVGDFVGGDMGEVVKNSTGPLTPADRSAMVAYLRQLPAIANRVSGPAP is encoded by the coding sequence ATGCATGCAAGCGCCCGCCTGGGCTTCATCGTCGCCCTGGCGGGCGTTTTGTTTTTGGCAGCACGCCCGGCGGCAGCGGCGGGCGACGCCAAACGCGGCGAATACATATTTGCTGCCGGTGGTTGTGCGGGCTGCCACACCGACGTCAAGAATAGCGGTCAGCTTTTGGCCGGCGGGCGCGAGCTCAAAACGCCGTTCGGCAGTTTCTACGGCCCCAACATCACGGCCCACCCGACGGCCGGCATCGGCCGCTGGTCGGACGATGATTTCGTGCGTGCGCTGCGCCTTGGTCGTCGCCCCGACGGGGCGCATTACTTCCCGGTGTTCCCGTATACGTCGTTTACGAAAATGACGGATCAGGACATGGTCGATCTCAAAGCCTACATCTTCACGCTGCCGGTGTCGGACAAGCCGAGCCGGCCGCACGATGTGGGCTTTCCTTTCAATCTGCGGCCGCTGCAATTCGGCTGGAAGCTGCTGAATTTCACGCCCGGCGCCTTCGTCGCCGATCCGGCCAAATCGGCCGAAATCAATCGCGGCGCCTATCTTGCCCAAGCCCTCGGCCATTGCGCCGAATGCCATTCGCCGCGCAATGCGATGGGCGGGCTCAAGCGCGACATGCTCTACGCGGGCGACCGCGCGCATCCAGGCGGCGGGCGCGTGCCCAACATCACGCCCGACCGCGACACCGGCATCGGCAAATGGTCGCCGGCCGATTACCAAGATCTTCTGTCGATGGGCATGACGCCGGTGGGCGATTTTGTGGGCGGCGACATGGGCGAAGTCGTCAAGAACAGCACGGGGCCGCTGACGCCGGCCGACCGATCGGCAATGGTTGCGTATCTGCGCCAATTGCCCGCCATCGCCAATCGCGTTTCGGGTCCCGCCCCCTAA